TCTTCTAGTGCCAAGTGGGAACCAATGGAAGATTCTGAGATCTACATAGCTAGTTTAGGTATTGGTCGCCTTACGGTTTCTCTTTGCCCCCACCTCCTCCATCTGTGTCTAGAGTTCCATGACTCTTCTTTCTCATTTTACCAAGTCTCCTCTCCCTCCCACCAACACCAACCCCCACCACTTCCACCAGATCATCCTTCCTCTCAAATCAAGTTATAGAAATGGGTTTTCGGGAtggtctagaccagtgtttctcaaccgggggtccgcggacccctagtggtccgtggtgtaattgcaaggggtccgtgaaaagaaaatatctttaaaaaaaagatcctatgacatttatagaaataggattattttactcaaatgtgactgagacctttatctacctaaactataaagggtaacaggagttttttctctaattacatctgtttcacaagtgtaaattattgtattttaataacagatctcgctcccgtttgcattgttaaaagttactgcataaaaattctgttgttacatatatctgaaagttactgaatacatattctgttttgttacatatatctgaatgttACTGCAtacgaattctgttttgttaactatatctaagttacaactgaaagctcttatttttgccccaaagagtgaataaatgctataatgcaatttaaaatgcagtttctactgtttctatcaaattgcaacccctctcccccaagatcaggtggaggggtcctcagggtagatcaaaaatacgcagggggtgcaggaccccaaaaaggttgagaaccactggtctagactgTGTTCTACAGGTTCTTAGTTAAAAGTTATATCATAGTTTGCCCAATTTTGTGGATATTCTGGTGGTGTCACATGAAATGATTTGTTTGTCCCTTATTCTAAAAAAACCCCGAAACAATAGTAAGGGCAGTGTGGTTGATTCTTTTGTCACTAATTCAGATTAATGGAGTAATGACTGAATATGCTCTGCATTTTGCCTCAGAGAACCGTTTGAAGAGACTGAAGGGTCAGTCCAGTGATGTAACTTCCAGGGATATGCTGCGCTCTTTGTCTCAGGCCAAGAAGGAATGCTGGGATAGATTTCTACATGATGCCCAGACCTCCGAACTCTTCCAAGGCAGCGACATGGATGAGAGGTGAGCCAGGAGGGATGTCTTACTCTGTTTGGTTAGACACCATTGTTAGGGTAAAGATAGGAGGTAAGAGCCATCCTGGTGGATGAATGGTGTCATAAATGTGCAAGTCCTGCCTGTGATGGTGTCTCTATCTCATCTGTCTACTTCACTCTACTGGCAGCTAGGTTATTAATATACCATTCTGCCCAAGTAATATTATTTATAGGAGATAGCTATATTCTGAAGTTCTATACATTCCATTATCTGGTAACATACAATGTATTCACCAGTAGAGTCACAAGGGGATATTTTGTTATTTTCCTCTCGAGATTTCCAGTGTTTTAAAATAGGTAATACAATAGATAATACATCAGATTCTCAAGTTTATTTCCAACCAAAAACAACTATGCTAGTTTAGATAGGGAATAACATTAAATTAGTTTCCAAGAGTCTTCTTCTCACCTCTTTGCCCCTGACTTCTGTATTTGTTCTACCAGTGCCTTGGAGCACTTAAAGAGGTGGCTGATCCCAGAGAAAGTGGCCATCAGTGCAGAGGAACTGGAGTATCTCCTGAGGCCATCTCAGAACAAGGAACCTGCTGATAGTACCACCCTCCCGAACCAAACACTAAACACAGAGGgaacagagagcgagacacacaaTGCTGATGAGGATGATACTCAGAACCCAGAGAAATGACTCTACATTAACGATGGAAATTACTAAGTAATAACTAATTTCGGACCTGTTAAGTGAGGCTGAAttgtttattgattttttttttttagtcagagTTGTGTTGTGCAATACCAGAACCATGGCTAAAATCAATTGCTTTACAAGGATCGAAAGCATTTAAAGCTTTTCATAATCCCTGATGTTCTCCAAGCAACTTGGTAATGGGTATTGGCCCTGTATGAGTCAGTTGTGTTTGTTCCGTGTTTGCTGTTTGCCTTTTTAACAATGTTATAATATACGTGTAATGCAAAATTTGAATTTGGATTTGTTCTGTAGACCACAAAATTGTCAGGTTTGTCACAAACATAGTTGATGGCTTCCTCCTTGAATAAATATTCAGTTTTTAGAAAAGGATCACACAGAGTTATGTTGTATTTCATTGTCACAATATTTTTAGTGTCAACTGCAGATTCTGAGTCAACAATCTGACTTGAATATTGTAAGGTACTCAAGTCAGTCGCATAATGAGTGATACAAACAGATACAGAAACACAAACGTCACATATGCATGTGAcgtttgtgtttctgtatgtttgtgtgtgttgactTAAAATTGTCACCTGTGTAATTCAACCCACCAAACAATTAAGAGTCAAAGCACGGATGTTGCTGATTGATTAGTCCTTTCTTTTAATTAACTTCATGGAAGGAATGTGAGCGGAATAGGTTGAATGCTAAAAGAGCAAATGATAGGTTGAATGATTTCAGCTCTAGATGTTTATCAACCTCTCTTGAGCTTTAATTTTTTTTAGAGATATGCATAAGATCTGTTATTGGTAGCGAGGGCGCTGAGCATGTAGCGTGGTCTGAAGTTAGGGAAGTTGAAAATTTATTTGGGAAGAAATATCCGAATACACTTAGTAAATCTCATCTCTAGACCGTGTTTACAACAAAGTCCTTTGATGATATGGACAATATGAGTGACACATTATCTTCCTAATTGGTCAATAATACTATTGACAACGTCAAAAGAGACCAAGCTACTTGGGTTGGATTTCATTCACAGTTGGCTACAAGCAGGAGTCACATtcacagaaagggagagagggattgGTTGTGGACAGAGACAAATGCAGCTATAGGACATTTCTACAATCACGTTCTGGTATATGAAATAGTTGTGAAATCTTAACACCTCAAGGAGGTAGGTTTCTCTTTTAGTTTAGAGATGCAATCATCAGTTTTGCATGGATTTATTGGATTTAGTGTAGTCTTTAGTGTAACGTC
The DNA window shown above is from Lampris incognitus isolate fLamInc1 chromosome 16, fLamInc1.hap2, whole genome shotgun sequence and carries:
- the ccdc32 gene encoding coiled-coil domain-containing protein 32 isoform X1; protein product: MIDDFDNKKEARSSGELWSEICSSLPEAQEQAFQENGAQFTDSFQPASQVRVQFNGQSDGTTTSSSSAKWEPMEDSEIYIASLENRLKRLKGQSSDVTSRDMLRSLSQAKKECWDRFLHDAQTSELFQGSDMDESALEHLKRWLIPEKVAISAEELEYLLRPSQNKEPADSTTLPNQTLNTEGTESETHNADEDDTQNPEK
- the ccdc32 gene encoding coiled-coil domain-containing protein 32 isoform X2 gives rise to the protein MEDSEIYIASLENRLKRLKGQSSDVTSRDMLRSLSQAKKECWDRFLHDAQTSELFQGSDMDESALEHLKRWLIPEKVAISAEELEYLLRPSQNKEPADSTTLPNQTLNTEGTESETHNADEDDTQNPEK